One window of the Paraburkholderia sp. PGU19 genome contains the following:
- a CDS encoding DUF177 domain-containing protein produces the protein MTQHPGKPAGLVDPRALDLFEFARSGRQAAGTVRVSQLPRMLNEVPQEAPDRDTAFTWQAEGVTQPELQDDGTEGPQPYLRLAIHGAAWLECQRCLSPYEQAFNVDATYRIVNTEEEAEEFPLDEDEVDVIVGSRQFDLVDLIEEELLLSLPLVPKHDACPEVHESLTSGASGLEGDEAVEGEAEEGEEPKRPNPFAALESLKSGESGDKKH, from the coding sequence ATGACTCAACATCCTGGCAAACCTGCTGGTCTCGTCGACCCGCGTGCACTCGACCTGTTCGAATTTGCCCGCAGTGGACGTCAGGCCGCGGGTACCGTGCGCGTCTCGCAACTGCCGCGCATGTTAAACGAAGTCCCGCAGGAAGCGCCAGACCGCGACACCGCGTTCACCTGGCAAGCCGAAGGGGTGACGCAGCCGGAATTGCAGGACGACGGCACCGAGGGTCCGCAGCCGTATCTGAGGCTCGCGATTCACGGCGCCGCATGGCTCGAATGTCAGCGTTGCCTGTCGCCGTACGAGCAGGCATTCAACGTCGATGCGACTTACCGGATCGTCAATACCGAAGAGGAAGCTGAAGAGTTTCCTCTGGACGAGGATGAAGTCGATGTGATCGTTGGGTCACGCCAGTTCGATCTTGTCGACTTGATCGAAGAGGAATTGCTGCTTTCGTTGCCGCTCGTGCCGAAGCACGATGCCTGTCCCGAAGTGCACGAGAGTCTCACCTCGGGTGCTAGCGGGCTGGAAGGCGACGAGGCCGTCGAGGGTGAAGCTGAAGAGGGTGAAGAACCCAAGCGGCCGAATCCTTTTGCGGCGCTCGAAAGCCTGAAGTCGGGCGAATCCGGCGACAAGAAGCACTGA
- the rpmF gene encoding 50S ribosomal protein L32, giving the protein MAVQQNKKSPSKRGMHRSHDFLNAAPLAVEPSTGEVHLRHHVSPNGYYRGKKVVKTKND; this is encoded by the coding sequence ATGGCAGTTCAACAAAACAAGAAGTCGCCGTCGAAGCGCGGCATGCACCGCTCGCACGATTTCCTCAACGCAGCGCCGCTGGCTGTTGAGCCGAGCACGGGTGAAGTGCATCTGCGTCACCACGTCAGCCCGAACGGCTACTATCGCGGCAAGAAAGTCGTCAAGACGAAGAACGACTAA